ACGAACTCCGCGCCGCTGCGGATGGCCGCCTGCGCCGTCTCGGAGTCGAGGACGGTGCCCGCGCCGACGATCGCCTCCGACTCGTCGAACGAGGCCGACACCTCCGCGATGAGTTCCATCGCGTCGGGGTTGTCGGCGGTGATCTCGTAGGCAGTCACACCGCCGTCGTGGAGCGCCGTCGCGACGTCGATGACCGTGTCCGCGTCGGCGCCGCGCATCACCGCGACGACCCCGCTTTCGGCCAGCCGCTCGAAATCGGAACTCGGATCCGAAGTACTCATACTTCGGGCTCGTCGCGAGGGGAAATAAAAGTCCGCGCTCCGGCACGTCAGTCGGTCCGCGGGACCGCGTACGCGCCCGCGAGGAAGAACACGAACGCGAGCACGACGACGACGGCGAGGTTCGGCACCGCCGCGGTCGTCGCGTCCGGATACGTCACCGCGCGGATGCCGCGCGCGACGTAGGTGAGCGGCGAGAGCCCGAGCGCCGGGCGGAACCACGCCGGCAGCAGATCGGGCGTGACGAACGTCTCCGAGAGGAAGAGGAGCGGAAGCGCGATGGCGTTCGACGCCGCGATGACGCCGTCCTGGGAGTCGGCGACGCGGCCGATGATCGCACCCAGCCCGCAGAAGAGCACGACGCCGAGCGCGACGAACGGCACGACGAGAAGCGTCGCGGGCGCGAGCGGGACCGCCGTCCCGGTGACGAGCACCGAGAGCGCGAGCAGCAGGAGTGCCGCGGCCCCGATGACGGCGACGTTCACGAGCGACTGCGCCAGCAGCCACTCGCCCCGGGTGAGCGGCGTCGTCGCCAGCTTCTCGAAGCGGCTGCCTTCGCGGTGGCGCGCGACCGTGCTGCCGACCCGCGACAGCGGCGTGAACAGTACGACGACGGCGAGGTACCCCGCGACGTAGTAGCCCTTCGGCTCGGCGAAGAGCCCGCCGCCGGTGGGCTGGGTCTGGACCAGGGCGCCGAAGATCACCACGATGATCGCGGGGAAAAAGAACGTGAAGAACACCGCGGTCCGCCGGCGGAGGAACGCGTGCCAGGCGGCGACGAACTCCGCGCGGATCCGACTGAGGCGGCTCACCGCGCGTCACCTCCCCGCGTCGCCGGGGCCGTGCCGGAGTCCACTTCCGATCCGCCGCCGGCGAACGCCTCGCCGGTGAGTTCCAGATACACGTCTTCGAGGTCGGGCTGTTTCCAGGTCAGCGATCCGAACTCGACTCCCGCCTCGTCCAGTGCGTCGACGACGGCGCCGATGTCGCGGGGACCGATCCCCTCGACGACGAGGTCGTCGCCGCGGGTCGACGTCTCGTAGGCGAGCCCGACGTCGGCGAGCGCCGACGGGTCCGCGTCGGTCGCGACGAGGAGGCGGCTCTGCCCGCCGTGGGTCGCCACGAGCTCCCGCGGCGCCCCGACGGTGACGAGCCGCCCCGCGTTCAGGAAGCCGACGCGGTCCGAGAGCCGCTCGACCTCGGCCATCGAGTGGCTGGTGAGAAAGACCGTCGTCCCGCCGGCCGCGAGGTCTTCGAGCAGTTCCCACAGGGCGCGTCGCCCGGCGGGGTCGATCCCCGTCGTCGGCTCGTCGAGGAAGAGCACCTCGGGGTCGTTCACGAGCGCGATCGCGACGCAGACGCGGCGCTTCTGGCCGCCGGAGAGCTCCTCGTACCACTGCTCGGCCGCGCCGCCGTCGATCCCGACGTCCGCGAGGACCGCGTCGGGGTCGCGGGCCGCGTCGTACCGCCCGGCGTACTGCGCGAGCAGTTCGCGCGGCGTGAGCCGCGAGGCCGGCGCGAACGACTGCGGGAGCAGTCCGATGCGGGCGGGGTCGACCTCCGTCGGGTCCTCCCCGAGGACCGAGGCGCTCCCCTCGACCGCGGTCGTCCCGGTGAGCGCGCGGACGAGCGTGGTCTTTCCGGCGCCGTTCGGTCCCACGAGCCCGAACACTTCGCCCCGATCGACGGAGAGCGAGACTCCGTCGAGGGCCGTCACGTCGCCGTAGGATTTCCGCACCGAGTCGGCGACGAGTGCGGCAGTCATACGCGGGACTGCGACCCCTCGGGTGGTAAGCGGTTCGGATTCCACACGTCCAGGGGGTGATACTTGTGGGTCCGCGCCCAACCGACGGTATGGAACGCCTCCGCAGACGACGACTCCTCCGCGCGGGCGGGCTGGCCGCGCTCGCGTCGGTGGCCGGCTGCAGCGCCCCGTCCGGTTCGGGCGGCGACGGCGACGCGGGCGACGCGAGCGAATCGGACGACGCGGACGCGACGAGCACCGACGGGAGCGACGCGGGGACTCGGGTCCCGACGCCGACGGAGACCGGCGGCCCGCGGCCCGACCTCGACGGCGCCGACGTCGCGCTCGAACCGATCGCCTCGGGGTTCGCCGCCCCGGTCGATTTCGTCGCGCCGACGGACACGGACCGCCGCTTCGTCGTCGATCGCGACGGGCGGATCTGGGAGATCGGAGACGACGGCCGCCGCGAGACGCCCTTCCTCGACCTCTCCGATCGGATCGTGCTCGGGAGCGAGCGCGGGCTGCTCGGCGCCGCGGCCCACCCGGAGTTCGCGAGCAACGGCCGGCTCTACGTCCGGTACAGCGCGTCGGCGCGGGCGGGAACGCCCGACGGGTACAGCCACACCGCCGTCCTCGCGGAGATCACCGTCGATCCGGACGCCCGCGTCGCTGGCGACCCACAGGAGCGGACGGTACTGGAAGTCCCGCAGCCGCAGGGCAACCACAACGCCGGCGCGGTCGCGTTCGGCCCCGACGGGTACCTCTACGTCCCGTTCGGGGACGGCGGCGCCGCCAACGACGTCGGGCGCGGCCACGCCGACGACTGGTACGACGCCGTCGACGGCGGCAACGGGCAGGACACGGAGACGAATCTGCTCGGCAGCGTCCTCCGGATCGACGTCGACGGGCGCGGCGGCGTCCCCGGGAGCGACGCGGGCGCGGACAAGCCGTACGCGATCCCCGCGGACAATCCGCTCGTGGGTCGGTCGGGGCTCAGCGAACAGTACGCCTGGGGGTTCCGCAACCCCTGGCGGCTCTCCTTCCACGGCGCGGACTGCTACGTCGCGGACGTGGGACAGGGCGCCTGGGAGGAACTGAATCTGCTCGAATCGGGCGGCAACTACGGCTGGAACGTCCGCGAGGGCGCTCACTGCTTCCGGCGCGACTCCTGTCCGACGACGGCGCCCGACGGCGAGCCGTTCGTCGACCCCGTCGCGGAGTACCCGCACGACGGCGGCGACGTCTCGGGCATCTCGATCATCGGCGGTCACGTCGCGACCGGCGACGCGGTCCCCGCCCTGCGCGGCGCGTACGTCTTCGCCGACTTCGTCGCCCGCGGCCGCCTCTTCGCGGTGGATCCGAGCGCCGACCCGCCGTGGGGGATCCGGACCGTCCCGGTCGTCGGCGAGACCGATCTCGCACAGTACGTCCTGGGGTTCGGCCGCGACTCGACCGGCGACCTCTACGTGTTGACGACGTCCGAGACCGGCGGCGGGGGGACCGCGGGGCGCGTGTCGCGGCTCGTCGCGCCCTGAGGGAGACGGCTACGACGTCCCCGACCGGCCGCTCTCGTCCGGATTCTCCTCGTCCCCGTCGTCGTCCGCGCTCTCGTCGTCGGTTTCGTCCCCGTCGGCCGCCGATTGGTCCGCCGATCGTCGCTCCACCTCGTCTTTGATCGACGCCAGTTCGGCCTCGACGTCGACCTCGGGCGGCTCGGCGTCCGAGGTTTCTGTGTCGTCTGTCGCTCCGTCGGTGCCCGAGTCCTCGCCCGCGCCAGTGACGTCGATCTCGACCGCGCCCGACTGAGAGGATGAGCGCTCCGACGCGCGGGCGTCGCGACGCTCGCGTTCTTCGCGCCGCCCGCCACCTCGTTCGCGGCCCTCCGCGGTCGCCGAGAGCCGATCGGAGACCTCCTCGGAGAGGCGGCGAGCGTCTTCGAGCAGTTCGCGGGACGTCTCGTCCTCGGGCAGTTCGGTTTCGGAGAGCGCGGTCTGGAGTTCCGAGAGGGCGCGTTCGACCCCCGAGACGGCCCCGCGGCCGAGGCCCGACACGCCGCTGCCGAGCCGTGCTGCGGGCGACGCGTCGCGCGCGTCCCGGCCGTCGCGGTCGAACGCCGACCGGTCCGGGTCGGCGAGCCGGAGCATCCCCCGGAGGAGCTCCAGCGACTGGATCGCCGCTTCCAGCGTCGCGACGACGGTCGGGATCGTGTACTGCTCGGTGAAGCGGAACAGCTCCGAGACGGACGGCGGCCGGGGCGAGCGGGGCGGGCGGAACGGACTGCGGTCGCGACGTCGTCGAGTCCCTCCTCGTCGGTCGACGTCGCTCCGAGACGCGCCCTCGTCGCGCCGTTCGAGCTCCGTGCGGAGCTCCGAGAGCGTCCGATCGAGGTCGTCCAAGAGCGCCGGGAGGTCCTCGCGGTCGCGGTCGTCGCGGTCGTCGGGGCTGCGGGGAGCCATAGTCGGTGTTTGGCGCGAACGGCCAAAAGTGTGCGCCGGAGGTCGGCTATCGGAAGCGCCCGCGCTCGTACTGCTTGGGCCACTCCACGTCGGCGCCGAGTTCGTGGGCCGCTTCGAGCGCGAAGTAGGGGTTCCGCAGGTGTTCGCGGGCGAGGAACACCAAGTCCGCGCGGTCGTTCCTGATCAGCTGGTCGGCCTGTTCGGGCTCCGTGATCCCGCCGACCGCCCCGACGGCGGCGTCGGTGGCCGCCTTCACGCGCTCGGCGTAGGGGACCTGATAGCCCGGGCCGCTCTCGGGCACCTGCTGGTCGGGGTGGATGCCGCCCGAACTGACGTCGATCAGGTCCGCGCCCGCCTCGGCCAGCAGCGGGGCGAGTCGGGCCGAGTCCTCGACGGTCCAGGAGTCCCGCTCGGGCAGCCAGTCGGTCGCGGAGATGCGCACGAACACCGGGTCCTCGTCGGGCCACACCTCCCGGACGGCCTCTGTCACCTCCCGGACGATGCGCGCGCGGTTCTCGAAGGAGCCGCCGTACTCGTCGTCGCGGTCGTTCGTCACGGGAGAGAGGAACTCGTGGAGCAGGTAGCCGTGGGCCGCGTGGACCTCGGCGATCCGAAAGCCGATGTCGCGGGCGCGCTCGGCGGCGCGGCGGAACTGCTCGATCACGCGCTCGATGTCGTCGCGGGTCATCCGCTTTGTCGGGACCTCGCCCGACTCGTGGGGGTACGGGATCGCGCTCGGGGCCAGGGTCTCCCAGGCCTCGTCGGTGGCGACGGGCCCGCCGCCCTCCCAGGGCGGTTTCGTGCTCGCCTTCCGGCCCGCGTGAGCAAGCTGAATCCCGGGGACGCTCCCGCGCTCGCGGATGAACGCCACCGTGTCTCGGAGCGCGTCGGCGTGGTCGTCCGACCAGATGCCCAGGTCCTGCGGCGTGATCCGGCCGACCGGAGAGACCGCCGTGGCCTCGCTCATCACCACGCCCGCGCCGCCGACGGCCCGGCTCCCGAGGTGGACGTGGTGCCAGTCGGTCGCGTAGCCGTCCGGCGCTGAGTACTGACACATCGGCGACACCGTGATCCGGTTCGGAAGCTCCGTCTCCCGGAGCGAAAGCGGCGTGAACAGCGAATCCGTCATCGAGGAACCTTCCGGGCCCGACAGCCATATACTGCCTGTTCCCGGTCCGTTCGTCCGCGTCTTCTATATGGTGTGTGATACGTGTAGTTTAGGCGTACCAAAAACGTTATGTCCGGCTGGCGATCACTGGCGGGTGATGGACGCGAACAACGCCGGCGAGCGAGTCGCGGTCGAGGACGGCGAGGCCCGAGAGCGGGTCTCGGCGCACCTATCCTCGCCCGACCGGGTCGTCTTCACCGAGGCCGACAACCGCGACGGGTGGATCGCGCTCGACGCGGACGCGGCTGTCGCTGTCGAACGGTAGCCTCCGAAAGCCGAATCGAATCAGATCGAAAGGAGTCGCGGATCGGTTTCCGTGCGGGGTGTCCCTTACTGCGTCGCCGACTCGAGGACGAGCGTGTCGTCTTCGAGGTAGTGCTCGATGTGGTGGGCGGCGTCTTCGACCTCGATGAGGTTCTCACGGAGCATGTGGGCCGTGGTGTGGTCGCCGAGGTTCTCCGCGAGTTCGACGTGATCGCGGAGCGTCTCGATGATGTCGCCGTACATCTCCATATCGTTCCGCAGCGACGTCCGGATGTCGTAGACGTCCTCGTCTTCGGGCTCGACCGTGGCCTGTTCGAGGAGTGCGTCCATCCCCGAGACGGGGACGCCGCCGAGCGCCTGGGCGCGCTCTGCGAGCTCGTCGGCGAATTCCTCGGCCTCTCCGGCGGCCTCGCCGAGGAAGAGGTGGAGGTCACGGAACTCCGAGCCCTCGACGTTCCAGTGGTGCTTCTTCAGTTGGTGGTAGAGGACGTACGTCGAGGCGAGATCCGTGTTCAGCGCGTCGACGATCTGGCTCGCCTTCTCGGCGTCCATCCGGAGCGCTTCGCTACCTTCGACTTCGCCGGCACGCTGTCGGACTGTCTCTTGGGTACTCATTGCGCTCTAATATTGCTCGGCAGGTAACTTAGTTCTTTTCACGAAAAGATATCTTTCTCATATCGAAAAACCTCTCGGGAAACTGTCTCCCTGAGAGGGGCTCGCACGATCCGTCGGTCTCATAGTGATTACTCTCACTGTTTACCGCCGAACGCCACCCCTGGCGACGGCGTTCGGCGGTAAGAGACGAGAGTAGTCACTATCAGTCGGTCGCGACGCCGACGTCGTCGTGGGGGACGCCGAGCTCGACGGCCGTGCCGCGGTGCCGACACGCTTCGAGCGCGTGTTTGGCGTCCATTCCGGCCTCGTGAGGCGTTTCGGCGACGCCAACGCCGACTTTCAGTTCCACGCCGGCGTCGGCCTCGACGTGCGCGATCGACTCGTGGTAGTCGTCGGCGCTCATCGCCGGGCAGATCGAGATGATGTTGTCGCCGCCGACGAAAAAGGAGAGCGCGCCGTGTTCCTCGCGGAGGTACCGCATCAGCGTCGCGTACCCCTGTTCGATCTGGATGAACGAGTCGAACTCGTTGAGCTGGTCGGTGTACTTCCCGGTCGCGTCGTTCACGTCGAAGTGCGCGATCTGGACGTCCTCGGGGGTCCGCTCGGACGCCGAGAGGAAGTCGCCCGAGAGCACCTCCCGGCGGTCGCCGTCCTGGGCGGAGCCGGCCCGCTGGAGCCCCGCCGTCGCCGATTCGAGCGCCACGATCGGCGAGGCGTCGATGCCCGTCCCGAGGCTGATCGTCACCGGATAGCGGTTGCCGATCGTCTCCTGGAGGAGCTCGTGGTCCGTGCGGTCGAGGCCGTTCGTGATCGCGACCATGTTGTCGAACCGCGTGAAGAAGACGTAGCCCCCTCGGCCGCCGATGAACTGCGCCAGGTCGGCGAAGAGCCGGGACTGCATCGTCTGGAGGTCCATCTCGCGCCGCGGATCGGGAGTGACCGTCCACGGCCCGTAGTTGTCGATCTGAACGAGAGTGAGCTGGGCGTTCGTCACGTTCGGATCCTGGGACCTGTTGTATATGCCTCTTTCCGTATCAGATGAGTTTCGCGTCTCAGTTTCGTTATGGAGGCCTCGCCCGCTACGTTCAACAGGCCGCCGTCCCACTATCACCCAATGGACGTTCGCGGCGTCATCTTCGATGTCGACGGCACGCTGGTGCGGGGCGACGAACCGATACCGGGCGCGGCGGCGGGACTGGACGCGGCCGAAGCGGCGGGCCTCCGTCGCCTCTTCGTCTCGAACAACCCCACGAAGCCCCCCGAGGCCTACGAGGCGCGGCTGGCCCGGGCGGGCATCCACGCTGACGCCGACGAGGTGCTCACCGCGGGGACCGTCACCGCGCGGTACCTCCTTGATCGACACGCCGCCGATTCGATCGCAGTCGTCGGTGAACCGGGACTCGTCGATCTGCTCGGCGAGGCCGGCCTGTCGGTCGAGCGCGTCGGCCGCGACGGCGACCTGCGCGTCGATCCCGCGGTGCTCGTCGCCTCGCTCGATCGGCGGTTCGGCTACAAAATGCTCCGCGCGTGCTTAGACCTCCTCGCGGACGGCGACGTCGCCTTCGTCGGCACCGATCCGGACGTCGTCATCCCCGCCGCCGAGGGCGACGTCCCCGGATCCGGGGCCATCGTCGACGCCATCGCGAACGTCGCCGGGCGCGAGCCCGCCGCCGTCCTCGGGAAGCCGAGCGAGACGGCCCGCGAGATGGCGCTGGACCGCCTCGACCTCCCGCCCGAGGACGTCCTCGTCGTCGGCGACCGGCTCGATACTGACATCGCGCTCGGCGCGCGCTCGGGGATGACGACGGCGCTCGTCACCACGGGCGTGACCGCGGCGGAGGACGTGGCGTCGTCGCCGATCACGCCGGATCACGTCCTCGACTCCCTGGCCGAACTGGAGTCGCTGCTCGCCGAGCCCTGACTAGTCAATAAATTCATCATTCTCGCCGCCGACGTCTTAGATGGTATGGGCAAAAAGATCCTGATGATCGTCGGCGACTTCGGCGAGGACTACGAGACGATGGTACCGTATCAGGCCCTGGAGATGGTCGGCCACGACGTCGACGCCGTCTGTCCCGAAAAGGAGGCGGGCGAGACGGTCAAGACCGCCATCCACGACTTCCGGGGCGATCAGACCTACCTCGAAGAGCGCGGCCACGACTTCGAGGTCACGGCCACCTTCGCGGATGTCGACCCCGCGGACTACGACGCGCTCGTCGTGCCCGGCGGGCGCGCGCCGGAGTACCTCCGGACCTACGAGGAGGTCCTTGACGCCGTCCGGCACTTCTTCGAGGCGGACAAGCCGGTGGCGGCGCTCTGTCACGGCCCGCAGATCCTCGCGGCCGCGGGCGTCCTCGACGGCTACGAGATGACGGCCTACCCGGCGGTCCGCCCGGAGGTCGAGGCCGCCGGGTGCTCGTGGGTCGACGAGGTGACCGTCGACGATAACCTCGTCACCGGTCAGGCGTGGCCGGATCACCCCGAGTGGCTCGCGGCGTTCCTCGACCTCCTTGGGACCGAGATCGACGCCGGCCCGCCCGCGGTCGCCGGCGAGTGATACGGCTCGCCCGGGGCCGATTAT
This is a stretch of genomic DNA from Halobellus sp. MBLA0158. It encodes these proteins:
- a CDS encoding ABC transporter permease, whose translation is MSRLSRIRAEFVAAWHAFLRRRTAVFFTFFFPAIIVVIFGALVQTQPTGGGLFAEPKGYYVAGYLAVVVLFTPLSRVGSTVARHREGSRFEKLATTPLTRGEWLLAQSLVNVAVIGAAALLLLALSVLVTGTAVPLAPATLLVVPFVALGVVLFCGLGAIIGRVADSQDGVIAASNAIALPLLFLSETFVTPDLLPAWFRPALGLSPLTYVARGIRAVTYPDATTAAVPNLAVVVVLAFVFFLAGAYAVPRTD
- a CDS encoding ABC transporter ATP-binding protein, which encodes MTAALVADSVRKSYGDVTALDGVSLSVDRGEVFGLVGPNGAGKTTLVRALTGTTAVEGSASVLGEDPTEVDPARIGLLPQSFAPASRLTPRELLAQYAGRYDAARDPDAVLADVGIDGGAAEQWYEELSGGQKRRVCVAIALVNDPEVLFLDEPTTGIDPAGRRALWELLEDLAAGGTTVFLTSHSMAEVERLSDRVGFLNAGRLVTVGAPRELVATHGGQSRLLVATDADPSALADVGLAYETSTRGDDLVVEGIGPRDIGAVVDALDEAGVEFGSLTWKQPDLEDVYLELTGEAFAGGGSEVDSGTAPATRGGDAR
- a CDS encoding PQQ-dependent sugar dehydrogenase, with the translated sequence MERLRRRRLLRAGGLAALASVAGCSAPSGSGGDGDAGDASESDDADATSTDGSDAGTRVPTPTETGGPRPDLDGADVALEPIASGFAAPVDFVAPTDTDRRFVVDRDGRIWEIGDDGRRETPFLDLSDRIVLGSERGLLGAAAHPEFASNGRLYVRYSASARAGTPDGYSHTAVLAEITVDPDARVAGDPQERTVLEVPQPQGNHNAGAVAFGPDGYLYVPFGDGGAANDVGRGHADDWYDAVDGGNGQDTETNLLGSVLRIDVDGRGGVPGSDAGADKPYAIPADNPLVGRSGLSEQYAWGFRNPWRLSFHGADCYVADVGQGAWEELNLLESGGNYGWNVREGAHCFRRDSCPTTAPDGEPFVDPVAEYPHDGGDVSGISIIGGHVATGDAVPALRGAYVFADFVARGRLFAVDPSADPPWGIRTVPVVGETDLAQYVLGFGRDSTGDLYVLTTSETGGGGTAGRVSRLVAP
- a CDS encoding DUF7547 family protein, coding for MAPRSPDDRDDRDREDLPALLDDLDRTLSELRTELERRDEGASRSDVDRRGGTRRRRDRSPFRPPRSPRPPSVSELFRFTEQYTIPTVVATLEAAIQSLELLRGMLRLADPDRSAFDRDGRDARDASPAARLGSGVSGLGRGAVSGVERALSELQTALSETELPEDETSRELLEDARRLSEEVSDRLSATAEGRERGGGRREERERRDARASERSSSQSGAVEIDVTGAGEDSGTDGATDDTETSDAEPPEVDVEAELASIKDEVERRSADQSAADGDETDDESADDDGDEENPDESGRSGTS
- a CDS encoding NADH:flavin oxidoreductase/NADH oxidase — its product is MTDSLFTPLSLRETELPNRITVSPMCQYSAPDGYATDWHHVHLGSRAVGGAGVVMSEATAVSPVGRITPQDLGIWSDDHADALRDTVAFIRERGSVPGIQLAHAGRKASTKPPWEGGGPVATDEAWETLAPSAIPYPHESGEVPTKRMTRDDIERVIEQFRRAAERARDIGFRIAEVHAAHGYLLHEFLSPVTNDRDDEYGGSFENRARIVREVTEAVREVWPDEDPVFVRISATDWLPERDSWTVEDSARLAPLLAEAGADLIDVSSGGIHPDQQVPESGPGYQVPYAERVKAATDAAVGAVGGITEPEQADQLIRNDRADLVFLAREHLRNPYFALEAAHELGADVEWPKQYERGRFR
- the dpsA gene encoding DNA starvation/stationary phase protection protein DpsA, translated to MSTQETVRQRAGEVEGSEALRMDAEKASQIVDALNTDLASTYVLYHQLKKHHWNVEGSEFRDLHLFLGEAAGEAEEFADELAERAQALGGVPVSGMDALLEQATVEPEDEDVYDIRTSLRNDMEMYGDIIETLRDHVELAENLGDHTTAHMLRENLIEVEDAAHHIEHYLEDDTLVLESATQ
- a CDS encoding GTP cyclohydrolase III, with protein sequence MTNAQLTLVQIDNYGPWTVTPDPRREMDLQTMQSRLFADLAQFIGGRGGYVFFTRFDNMVAITNGLDRTDHELLQETIGNRYPVTISLGTGIDASPIVALESATAGLQRAGSAQDGDRREVLSGDFLSASERTPEDVQIAHFDVNDATGKYTDQLNEFDSFIQIEQGYATLMRYLREEHGALSFFVGGDNIISICPAMSADDYHESIAHVEADAGVELKVGVGVAETPHEAGMDAKHALEACRHRGTAVELGVPHDDVGVATD
- a CDS encoding HAD-IIA family hydrolase; protein product: MDVRGVIFDVDGTLVRGDEPIPGAAAGLDAAEAAGLRRLFVSNNPTKPPEAYEARLARAGIHADADEVLTAGTVTARYLLDRHAADSIAVVGEPGLVDLLGEAGLSVERVGRDGDLRVDPAVLVASLDRRFGYKMLRACLDLLADGDVAFVGTDPDVVIPAAEGDVPGSGAIVDAIANVAGREPAAVLGKPSETAREMALDRLDLPPEDVLVVGDRLDTDIALGARSGMTTALVTTGVTAAEDVASSPITPDHVLDSLAELESLLAEP
- a CDS encoding DJ-1/PfpI family protein, with protein sequence MGKKILMIVGDFGEDYETMVPYQALEMVGHDVDAVCPEKEAGETVKTAIHDFRGDQTYLEERGHDFEVTATFADVDPADYDALVVPGGRAPEYLRTYEEVLDAVRHFFEADKPVAALCHGPQILAAAGVLDGYEMTAYPAVRPEVEAAGCSWVDEVTVDDNLVTGQAWPDHPEWLAAFLDLLGTEIDAGPPAVAGE